The following proteins are co-located in the Deinococcus metallilatus genome:
- the rpoZ gene encoding DNA-directed RNA polymerase subunit omega: MAEKDIDKLLSLTDSKYRLSVVTAKRALQLRSGAPSVLPVEQRVRTRNLVTQAMRELATGKLTVGTELMDEGRFHQDYVRQKQAQLQAQLNAERERERD, encoded by the coding sequence ATGGCCGAGAAGGATATCGACAAGTTGCTTTCCCTGACCGACAGCAAGTACCGGCTGTCGGTCGTGACGGCCAAACGTGCCCTGCAACTGCGTTCGGGGGCGCCCAGCGTGCTGCCCGTCGAGCAGCGGGTGCGGACGCGCAACCTGGTCACGCAGGCGATGCGCGAACTGGCGACCGGCAAGCTGACCGTCGGCACGGAGCTGATGGACGAGGGCCGCTTTCACCAGGATTACGTGCGGCAGAAGCAGGCCCAGCTCCAGGCGCAACTGAACGCCGAGCGCGAGCGCGAACGCGACTGA